The following are encoded in a window of Oncorhynchus keta strain PuntledgeMale-10-30-2019 chromosome 10, Oket_V2, whole genome shotgun sequence genomic DNA:
- the LOC118389273 gene encoding LOW QUALITY PROTEIN: cell division control protein 6 homolog (The sequence of the model RefSeq protein was modified relative to this genomic sequence to represent the inferred CDS: inserted 1 base in 1 codon) — protein sequence MPSTRSQAQPILQFPRCKSSRVDLKRVDLKSTKSTSQKEIQSLCSVESSKPQPLPEKIQLMPRSRRPVAHKGITLCPMRTPRKPLSPRKRTGDENGCNLSANLLGSPPKQPCLTLASPRKLGFDENSPVLSQRSLLTPLSPKRQRLSHPRASTSRLHEIPSGSPSCPRSEGTVVGLFAEKSKFHSVKQALHTAVPERLLSREAERSSIRSFLEDKTLKASPASLYISGAPGTGKTACLNCVLQEMTDELKEIQTVVINCMALRSSHAIFPLLAEKLGASGGHTDTKLQKLLTSTGPTVLLVLDEMDQLDSKAQDVLYTIFEWPYLPKSRLCLIGIANALDLTDRILPRLQALPRCRPQLLHFPPYSRQELAAIVQDRLRHVSGEGLLDASAVQFCARKVSAVXGDARKVLDICRRAVELVESDNRKAAAETTASRVSVPQVARVLSEVYGDRMSSSEGESFPIQQKLLVCCLLLLTRNSKNKEIPLGKLHEVYSRLCAKRQVGDMGQGECLSLCSLLESRGIFALKKAEAARLTKVSLKIEERDVENALKDRTLLGSILTAGLP from the exons ATGCCCAGCACACGTTCCCAGGCTCAGCCCATCCTCCAGTTCCCCAGATGCAAGTCCTCCAGGGTTGACTTAAAAAGGGTTGACTTAAAAAGCACCAAGAGCACATCCCAGAAGGAGATCCAGTCCCTCTGCTCCGTGGAGTCTTCTAAACCGCAGCCCCTTCCAGAGAAGATCCAGCTAATGCCCCGCTCACGCAGGCCCGTGGCACACAAAGGCATAACTCTGTGCCCAATGCGGACTCCAAGAAAACCCCTCAGCCCTCGCAAACGCACAG GAGATGAAAATGGCTGTAACCTCAGTGCCAACCTACTGGGCTCTCCTCCCAAACAGCCCTGTCTTACCCTGGCCTCCCCCCGCAAGCTGGGCTTTGATGAGAACTCCCCCGTTCTATCCCAGAGGAGTCTACTGACCCCCCTGTCACCAAAACGGCAGCGCCTCTCCCACCCCAGGGCCTCCACCAGCAGACTCCATGAGATCCCCAGTGGGAGCCCATCATGTCCCCGATCAGAGGGCACGGTGGTCGGCCTCTTTGCTGAAA aGTCTAAGTTCCATAGTGTGAAGCAGGCCCTCCACACGGCTGTCCCAGAGCGCCTGCTATCCCGGGAGGCTGAGAGGTCCTCAATCCGCTCCTTCCTGGAGGACAAGACCCTAAAGGCCAGCCCAGCCAGCCTCTACATCTCTGGAGCTCCCGGCACTGGCAAGACCGCTTGCCTCAACTGTGTGTTGCAGGAGATGACG GATGAACTGAAGGagattcagacagtggtgatcAACTGTATGGCTCTGCGTAGCTCCCACGCCATCTTCCCCCTGCTGGCAGAGAAACTGGGGGCCTCTGGGGGCCACACTGACACCAAGTTGCAGAAACTGCTGACCAGCACGGGGCCTACTGT tcTTCTAGTCCTGGATGAAATGGACCAGTTGGACAGCAAGGCCCAAGATGTTCTCTACACCATCTTTGAGTGGCCGTACCTGCCCAAGTCCCGTCTCTGTCTCATTG GTATCGCCAACGCTCTGGACCTGACGGACAGGATCCTCCCCAGGCTCCAGGCCCTGCCTCGTTGTCGGCCCCAGCTGTTACACTTCCCTCCCTACAGCCGCCAGGAGCTCGCCGCCATCGTACAGGACAGACTCAGACATGTGTCCGGAGAGGGGTTACTAGACGCATCGGCCGTGCAGTTTTGTGCCAGGAAGGTGTCTGCTG TCGGAGACGCACGCAAAGTTCTGGATATCTGCCG GAGAGCTGTAGAGCTTGTGGAATCTGACAACAGAAAGGCAGCAGCAGAAACGACAGCGTCTCGTGTGAGCGTGCCCCAGGTGGCCAGGGTGCTGTCGGAGGTGTACGGGGACCGCATGTCCTCGTCAGAGGGAGAGAGCTTCCCCATCCAGCAGAAACTCCTGGTCTGCTGTCTGCTACTGCTTACTCGCAACAGCAAGAACAAGGAGATCCCACTGGGCAAG CTCCATGAGGTGTACAGCCGTTTGTGTGCCAAGAGACAGGTGGGCGACATGGGCCAGGGCGAGTGCCTCTCCCTCTGCAGTCTGCTGGAGAGCCGGGGCATCTTTGCCCTGAAAAAAGCCGAGGCGGCTCGCCTCACCAAGGTTTCTCTGAAGATTGAGGAGAGGGATGTGGAGAATGCTCTGAAGGATCGCACCCTGCTGGGCAGTATCCTGACTGCTGGCCTACCATGA
- the LOC118389270 gene encoding junction plakoglobin-like — MEMQMGNEGRGKVKEWQQTYYAGDSGIQSGATTVRTDDDGTEYSTKQYSTVTTTVISENPAEVESQYALTRAQRVRAAMFPETVMEGTTILSTQTDPSQMTNVQRLAEPSQLLKTAIVHLINYQDDAELATRAIPELTKLLNDEDQVVVNKASLIVNQLTRKEASRRALMASPQMVAAVVRAMQNTGDMETARATASILHNLSHQREGLLSIFKCGGIPALVRMLSSPMESVLFYAITTLHNLLLHQEGAKMAVRLADGLQRMVPLLKKSNPKFLAITTDCLQLLSYGNQESKLIILANSGPEGLVHIMRNYSYEKLLWTTSRVLKVLSVCPSNKPAIVDAGGMQALGMHLTGSSQRLMQNCLWTLRNLSDAATKQEGLDSLLQTLVGLLSSDDVNMLTCSTGILSNLTCNNARNKAMVTQSNGIEALIHAVLRAGEKEDVAEPAVCALRHLTSRHSDAEVAQNAVRMHYGIPAIVKLLNQPYYWPVIKAVVGLIRNLALCPDNQTPLRDAGAIPRLVNLLLKAHQDAQKHGSAAQQTYQDGVRMEEIVEGCTGALHIMARDPINRGEIASMQTIPLFVQLLYSPVENVKRVSAGALCELALDKQSAEMIDAEGASAPLMELLHSNNEGIATYAAAVLFRISEDKNSDYKKRVSVELTHSLFKHDPAAWEMAHNAVPMESGYAADELDAGYHQYGDYPGDMPMDGEMGMSDVEYQSGGGGMTYDMRQPGYAERY, encoded by the exons ATGGAAATGCAGA TGGGCAATGAGGGGAGGGGGAAGGTGAAAGAGTGGCAGCAGACCTACTATGCCGGGGACTCTGGGATCCAGTCAGGAGCCACCACAGTGAGGACCGATGACGACGGGACCGAGTACAGCACCAAGCAGTACAGCACCGTCACCACCACCGTCATCTCAGAGAACCCTGCTG aAGTGGAGTCTCAGTATGCCCTGACCCGGGCCCAGCGTGTCCGAGCGGCCATGTTCCCAGAGACTGTGATGGAGGGCACGACCATCCTGTCCACCCAGACTGACCCGTCCCAGATGACCAACGTCCAGCGGCTGGCCGAGCCCTCGCAGCTCCTCAAGACGGCCATCGTCCACCTCATCAACTACCAGGACGACGCCGAGCTGGCCACGCGCGCCATCCCCGAGCTCACCAAGCTGCTCAACGATGAGGACCAG GTGGTGGTCAACAAAGCCTCCCTGATCGTCAACCAGCTGACCCGTAAGGAGGCGTCTCGCCGGGCGCTGATGGCGTCCCCCCAGATGGTGGCGGCGGTGGTGCGGGCCATGCAGAACACTGGGGACATGGAGACAGCCCGGGCTACAGCCAGCATCCTCCACAACCTGTCCCACCAGAGAGAGGGCCTGCTCTCCATTTTCAAGTGTGGGGGCATCCCTGCCCTGGTCCGCATGCTCAG TTCTCCCATGGAGTCTGTGCTGTTCTATGCCATCACCACCCTCCACAACCTGCTACTGCACCAGGAGGGAGCCAAGATGGCGGTGCGCTTGGCCGACGGCCTGCAGCGAATGGTGCCTCTGCTGAAGAAGAGCAACCCCAAGTTCCTGGCCATCACCACCGATTGCCTGCAGCTGCTGTCCTACGGCAACCAGGAGAGCAAG ctgatTATCCTGGCTAACAGTGGTCCAGAGGGCCTGGTCCACATCATGAGGAACTACAGCTATGAGAAGCTCCTGTGGACCACCAGCCGCGTGCTCAAAGTGCTCTCTGTCTGCCCCAGCAACAAACCTGCCATCGTGGATGCTG GTGGGATGCAGGCTCTGGGGATGCACCTGACAGGTTCCAGTCAGCGTCTGATGCAGAACTGTCTGTGGACCCTGAGGAACCTGTCGGACGCTGCCACTAAACAG GAGGGTCTGGACAGTCTTCTTCAGACTCTCGTTGGTCTCCTGAGCTCTGACGACGTCAACATGCTCACCTGCTCCACTGGCATCCTCTCCAACCTCACCTGCAACAACGCTCGCAACAAGGCCATGGTCACCCAGAGCAACGGCATCGAGGCGCTCATCCACGCCGTCCTGAGGgcgggagagaaggaggatgtgGCGGAGCCAGCCGTGTGCGCCCTGCGTCACCTGACGTCGCGCCACTCCGACGCCGAGGTGGCCCAGAATGCAGTGCGCATGCATTATGGCATTCCTGCGATAGTCAAGCTgctcaaccagccctactactgGCCTGTCATCAAG GCTGTGGTTGGTCTGATCCGTAACCTGGCACTGTGCCCAGACAACCAGACCCCTCTGAGGGACGCGGGGGCTATCCCCCGCCTGGTCAATCTGCTGCTCAAAGCACACCAGGACGCCCAGAAACACGGCTCCGCCGCACAGCAGACATACCAG gatggcGTGAGGATGGAAGAGATCGTGGAGGGGTGCACAGGGGCCCTGCACATCATGGCCAGAGACCCCATCAACAGGGGAGAGATCGCCAGCATGCAGACCATCCCACTCTTTGTACAG CTGCTGTACTCTCCAGTGGAGAACGTGAAGCGCGTGTCAGCGGGGGCTCTGTGTGAGCTGGCCCTGGACAAACAGTCTGCTGAGATGATCGACGCAGAGGGAGCCTCCGCGCCGCTCATGGAGCTGCTGCACTCCAACAACGAGGGCATCG ccacCTATGCTGCGGCCGTTCTCTTCCGCATCTCCGAGGACAAGAACTCCGACTACAAGAAGCGTGTGTCCGTGGAGCTCACGCACTCCCTGTTCAAGCATGACCCCGCCGCCTGGGAAATG GCCCACAATGCTGTCCCCATGGAGTCCGGCTATGCAGCAGACG agctgGACGCAGGCTACCACCAATATGGAGACTACCCTGGTGACATGCccatggatggagagatggggatgtcCGATGTTGAATACCAAAGCGGTGGCGGCGGCATGACCTACGACATGAGGCAACCAGGATATGCTGAGCGCTACTAG